TATTGCTAGTCAGAGGGAAAATTGGGAGCACCTGCTAGTGTTGCAATGGTGTGTTCAGAGACCAAATAACTGTAAACTTAACTACCTAACTATTTTCCTTTATATTGGTTTTAATAAGAATAGGCATCACCTTTTCAAAGGAATCATATGTTTCACACACAGTTGACTACTGCAAAGGTCACCACCATTGTCCTCTGAAGGAATGGAAGCATGTCCTCTGGACTTATAAATGACCCTTGGCAGTAACAGTTTGGGGAATGCTCTTATCTATTTCAGCACAATAATTCTATGCTGCACAAAATCATACAAATGGGTTTGCTTATATGGGATTGGAAGAACCTGGCTGGCCTGCAGAGATCCCTGACCCCAACCCAACTGAACATCTGTTAAATGAATTGGAACACTGACTGTGAGCTAGGCCTGACCCCAACATAAATGCTTCATCACACTTATGCTATTGTGATTTAGCAAATCCcatcaacaatgttccaacatctagtggaaagccttctcaGAGGAGTAGAGGCTTTTACAGCAGTAAAGCAAGAACCTCCACATTAATACCCTAATTTTTGGAATGAGATGTCGAACATGCAAGCATCTGAATCATTTTGGTCAAATGGTGTATGTCTGGGCTGAGCTGACAGCATAGGAGGGCTTTTAATCATTGAAAAGCACTGCTGCCTTTTTAAGCCATATGAATGTGATTGAACATGGCTGATAGGAAtatgccagtatcactttaaacatttgccattgccttttttttttttttttcctaaatggtTGCTCTATAAAAGAGATGGAAATGATACAGGctaaaataagtcaaatcagGTAACCTAGCTCTATAAATATGTACAATGGGCTTAACCGAGAGGCTGTTGCTCTAaggactttgttaaaaaaaaacctctttgttGATATGGATCTTGATGACATTGAACTCATTTTACAAAACCTGTCCTTGATAAGACTTTTATCTGGTGAGCTTTTCACAGACCTAACCACTTTCCTAGGCTTGTCTTCGCCATATACAGTTTCTAAATATGTGTACAGGTTGCTAGTCACAGTTCACTTTTCTCATTCAGTTAGAAAGGTGATATAGCGGCCCCCTAAAGCTGGTGATATCgagctgatctgatcatgggccctagggccgaacaatcggatCATTACAAGGAGAAAACAGGCGGTCGAATCAAGGGAGGCATCAACGAACCGAttaatctgttggcagcttatatttgcctgtgtatgggggccttaagacatTTGACTGATACACATCAACACCACCAAGAATGCTGACCAAACTCTTATAGCAGAAACCATGAATTTTCATAATGGAAAGTGCAGCATCCAACTCTTGATTCCAGTCTGAATTTTGGCCTTATTATACTAAAGACCACAGATTTATGAATGTGTAACATCATGTTTTTGGTTCATTACACCAGGCAACAAAGCCAAACTAAATAAGTGGGATCACACAATGGAATGGCACTTTAAAACATCTAACAACAGACTAATTGATagcattttctttttactgtAGGTGCTTGTGGGGTTATGGTTGGCTACCCTCTCGACACTGTTAAGGTATTATATCTATACTGCATAATCAAATAtgtcattttatcattttgttttagtgctaacaaaaatattttcaatgtatGGCAACAGGTTCGAATTCAAACGCAAAAGAACTACAATGGAATTTGGCACTGTGTTCACTCAACGTACAAAATGGAAAGAGTAAGTCGGTAGTGCATTCTGCATTGTGCAAAGGAACTGCCAGAGGTTCTGGGTTAGTACATATTTTATAGCAGCACCCCAAACCTTATAGGAAAGTAGCCCAGTCAGATGATATTTCAGTATCATACCAGGTTATGAAACAGCTGATTAAATCCAATTAAGTTAGTAACAGAAATGTCAGTATAAGACTAcatataaaatagggatgcactgaatccaggatttggttcaggatttggcctttttcagcaggattcagattcagccaaatccttgttaCTGGCCGAACctaattcgaatcctaatttgcatatgtaaattaggggcagataGGGAAATCacgacttttcgtcacaaaataagatttttttcctttcctgtccctaatttgcatatgtacatttgcatatgcaaattaggattcagattcagtttggtattcggcctgatctttcaccaaggattctgggatttggccaaatcccaaatagtggattcgtgcatTCCTAGAATAAAAGCAGTGAAGCAACAGATCCTAAAAAGCCTAaagcatttaggggcacatttactaagggtcgaatatcgagggttaattaacccttgatattcgacccttgaagtaaaatccttcgacttcgaatatcgaagtcgaaggatttaccgcaaatacttcggaaaaatagatttttaatccagcgatcgtaggattttccttcgatcaaaaaaagcttagaaaccttatgtggaaggtccccataggctaacattgaagcttggtaggtttaaagtgccgaagtaggtagtcaaagttcttttaaagagacagtacttcgactatcgaatggtcaaacgatttttagttcaaatcgttcgaagcGAAgccatagtcgaaggtcgtattagcctattcgatggtcgaagtacccacatttttttttcaaaattcaacatttttttactttgaatccttcactcgagcttagtaactgtgcccctaagtgtgtttctCAGAGGAACTTAATTTAAGGAATGGGTAACAGTACACCCCTCCCTTTTCTGATCAATATCTATCAATACCTATCAATCAGTAAAAAATGGCAACGAGAGagtcatattaaaaaaacaaggtGTTCTGTATGAGATTCTTTGTGCATGAAAGTAGTAGTTCCGTGACAGATAATGAGCCATGTGCTGCACATCCTTGTGTAGGTGTTATTTTCTCTAACTCTCAATGCTTTTCTTACAAGGTGTCTGGGTTTTTCAAAGGAATGTCAATGCCCATGTCCACAGTATCTGTCAGCTCATCTATAGTGTTTGGTGTGTATAGAAATGTTCTCCGCAATTTGTGCAAATTAAAATATGGAACAACAACAGTGAAGCCATCAAAGTTTGATATATTCCTCTCTGGCTATGCTGCTGGAGGAGCTCAGGTATGCAATTATCACTGGGTggagggtgttttttttggttgGGGAGGGTTATTAAAGACATTTTctatactgatttttttatagAATCCAATGGCCAATTCATTATATAATTCCCCACAGGCCagaatttgtgggaaggccacaaaggcctgggcttaGGGCAGCACATTTACAGGGGCAGCATGCCTCCATGCTGCATTTGCTTTCATCCAGAAAACTGGGAAATGGGCAAGCAGGATTTCTGACAGTTGTATAACTGTCTTGTGCGCCATTTCCCCAGTGCTCTAGGACCCAACGAGGCAGgcttggactgggagtcaaaataggtagtgatgggcgaatttgcgccgtttcgcttcgcgaaaaatttgcgaatttcgcgcgaaattcgcgaaacggcgaaaaattcgcgaaacggcgccggcgtctcgtttttgacgccggcgcccgtttttttcgacgccggcgcccgttttgtacgccggcgtccatttttcgaaaaaaaaaattttgacgccggcgaattttcgcgggcgtttcgcgaatttattcgctggacgcgaatcgcgcaaattcgccgcgaattcgcgcctggcgaataaattcgcccatcactaaaaataggccctgccattccaagtacacagaggcacaaacagccccctaccagcccaaacagcccctaccagcccactctatggtaactttctatggaaccatacagcagcccctctggcatttgccagaacccatagattgccagtccggagtGTCTGTGTTGGGGGAGTAGCATGCACAGGTAGTGTAAGTTGGCCAGCCTGAGGCGCACATATTTTAAATCTGAGGCTGAtttccccagaacacatggcaggataaatacagtagcaATTTCACATAAAACGCTTCCCAGAACTCCTTGTAGGATAAATGTAATTGACAATTTcttatataataccccagaacacatggcagaataaatacagtacaaaaacCATATAAAAAGCCTCAGAACAAATTTGATAATACATTGCAAGCTCCATTTATAATAACTTCAGAACACATGGTAGCACAAGTGCACTGCCAACTTTATGTATAATACCTCCATCTTATTTGTTGAAGGTTGTGTACAGATAACAACTTCATAAATCTATCTATTTAGTCGACTAGACTAAGGAAGTCTACAGAGAACGTCAATATGACAACTCCAGGTCATATTGAGGGACAAACAAATGGGAGCATATTCAAATGTCTTTGCCTCTATTTTTACATTATGTTGTGATATATACCATGCTACCTATttcttgtatatatgtatacgtGCATAAATAGGTGTTTGAAAAACAAAGCACATATTTGTAGTTAAATGGCCACTCCATTTTCAACTGTTCTTTTGGATTCACTCAGTTGAAATTTTAAGAGctaagtgtatatttattttccctttattcttTGCCTACCACTACAGCCTCTTTAAAAGTGATAGTGGCTAGGAAACATTTGCACTGAGAATGAACATGACTGCCTACTTTACTGTATAAATTGCTAATCGAAACTGTTTCTTATTCTAGATTTTAGTCTCCTCTCCTGCTGACATGGCGAAGGTTCGTTTACAGACCCAAATGTGTCCATCTAATTCTACCACAAGCTCTTTGCTGACTGGGCCCAAGTACACAGGCCCGATTAACTGCTTGTTGACAATTGTAAAAGAGGAGGGATTTCTTGGGCTGTACAAAGGCTCCTCTGCTTTAATGTTCAGAGACTGCAACTCCTTTGCAACGTATTTCCTGTCTTATGCCATTTTGCGAGAATGGCTTCTACCATTTGAACAAAGTAACTCAGGTACTTTTCAAGGCAACATATTTGACATTATGAAAACTAATATACCTCTGTCTGAACTCCCACTCTCCCATCACTGAACAACAAGGTGAATTCTACTATCTTTATTGTTTAAAGTAGAGGGTAAACTATCCTCCAGATTTACAGTAGCCAACTGATTTCCCTTCATAATGTGCTCCTGTGAAATGCTctgttatatgtgtatatgtaaataGTTTACCATTTAGGCCTATCATTGTTCGCTGATTCTTTTTATCTTTAGTTATAGCCAAAGACTAAGATGAATTAAAATCAGACTAACATCAATACAAgccaaaggggtatatttatcaaagattgaagtttgagatcaccacagtccacaaGAGTgaaatattacatagttacatagttaaatcgggttgaaaaaacacaaagtccatcaagttcaacccctccaaatgaaaactcagcatccatacacacacccctccctacttttaattaaattctatatactcatacctataactatagagtttagtatcacaatagcctttgatattatgtctgtccaaaaaatcatccaagccattcttaaaggcattaactgaatcagccatcacaacatcacccggcagtgcattccacaacctcactgtcctgactgtgaagaaccccctacgttgcttcaaatgaaagttcttttcttctagtctaaaggggtggcctctggtacggtgatcctctttatgggtaaaaaggtcccctgccatttgtctataatgatctctaatgtacttgtaaagtgtaatcatgtcccctcgcaagcgccttttttccagagaaaacaaccccaaccttgacagtctaccctcataatttaagtcttccgtccctctaaccaatttagttgcacgtctctgcactctctccagctcatttatatccctcttaaggactggagtccaaaactgcactgcatactccagatgaggcctcatcagggacctataaagaggcataattatgttttcatcccttgagttaatgccctttttttatgcaagacagaactttatttgctttagtagccacagaatgacactgcccagaattagacaacttcttatctacaaaaacccctagttctgcacaatttagtatcatctgcaaacatagaaatagtactttcaatgcctaccgcctctctccattaatttctatgagaTATTTAAAGGCGTAATTATCAAAGGGTGttagttcaccatttgataaatacgcctttcaaaatcccatagaaataaatggagaatggcggtatttcactctagtggactgtggtgatttctgacactctttgataaatataccacatagATCTACACAGCATATccctacataaaaaaaacaaaaaactttcgTATaggaatgggatcccttatttaGAATCCTGTTATTCTCTGAATTAGGGgaagactccatttaatcaaagaattccaattttttaaattgttttcctttttctgtgaaataaagaaacagtaccttgtactcaattccaactcagatataattcattcttagaGGCgatacaatcctattgggttgattgACAGTTcaaattaattagggatgcaccgaatcctggatttggttcgatattcggccaggattcagcctttttcagcaggactcggattcggccgaatcattctgccttgctgaaccgaatccgaatttgcatgtgtaaattaggggtggggagggaaatcacgtgcaaggaagtaaaaaatgttttcccttcagtattcggccaaatctttcacaaaggcttAGGCCGAATCCataaaagtggattcggtgcatcgctaaaaTTAATTGTAAGTAGACCgaattacaaaaaattatttttctctaaaacccgcagatccagagcattctggataatacgaTCAGTTAtaaggaaacctgttatccagaaagctaaggaAAGGCCatttctagggatgggcgaattttttcaccttgtttcccTCGCAGaaacgacgcccatagacttgtatggcatcaagcgtcaaaaataaatttgctgtgtgtcacaatttttttgatgcccatagacattaatgggcatcggcgacagaatgggtcaaattcgcccaagcctagtcatttcccatagacttaaataattcaaattgttttttttcctttttctctgtagtattaaaacagtaccttgtaaactGTTCCCAAATAAAATTAATCTATTTTGTCGGCAAAgcaataatatttaattaatgtatacatgattctttagtagacttacgatatggtgatccaaattacgtaaatacACATTCTGAATAActagtcccatgcctgtataagataagggatttactgcaaatataaatatatcagaagACACCttggaaaaatgtgatttatataaaaacatttcattgGAGATCTTCTATTAAACAATAtgagctgagatttttaaaaaacgtGTTACAGTCTAAGTTTCattgctataaaataaaaatattacagaggATAACATGTAATTGTAGGATTTGTTAATCACTGCAATGTGTGGTCAAGGGTCTGAATACTTATAGGGTTATGTCACATTTGGCATATCTCCAGCCTGTGTCTGTTCAGCATTGACATGAATCACATCCACCTGTCGTTGTGTACACTGGATCTGGCCTGAAAACACAACACAGCATGTGACATAGTCCTTACAagacactgatatatatatagactgaaaTATAACCTTAGGTAGATCATCATTAGAAATACTAGAGGCTAACTAATACCCACCTATGCTTACCATGAATGCAATCTTAGATAACTGTAATCCTTTGGTTTATTCATATGCTTTATTcgataatctattttttttagacAAGCCCTCCTATTAACACTATAGAGGTATGGAACCtggaatccagaatgcttgggaccaggggttttcatGATAAGGGGGTCTCTCTGTAATTGAGATCTCTATAACTTAAGCCtggtaaaaaataattcaaacatcaATTAAGCCAATAAGAAATGTTCTGTCTCCAATatggatgaattatattttagttgggatcaagtactaggtactgttttattactacagagaaaaaggaaatactttttaattattttaattattttattattttaattattactttttaacttaaaggtattatttaaatacctttaagttaactttcaatatgttatacaatggccaattctaaacaacttttcaattggttttcattatttatttatttttttatagtttttgaatcattttccttttccttctttccagcttttagatgggggtcattgaccccccaaaaaacaaatgctctgtaaggatagaaatttactattaggggcagatttattaagggtcgaatttcaaagtaaaaaatacttcgaaattcgaccatcgaattgaaatacttcgaattcgaatatcgaattcaaacttttttcatcgaatttgggtattctgtggtcgaagcaaattgttcgatcgaacgattaaatccttcgatcgaacgattttacgtcTACTTGCTGTAGAaagcccccataggctaacatagcactttggcaggtttaatttggcgaagtattgaagtcaaagtttttttaaagagacagtactttgattatggaatggtcgaatattcaaactattttacttcgaaatgaatttgaagtcatagtatcctattcgatggtcgacatCGATGGTTTGACATTTTTTACtaagaaaattccctctaattcacttcgacccttgataaatctgccccttattgtgtcTTATTACTactgctctttctattcagaccctccacttttcatattgcagtctcttattcaaatcaatgtatggtaatttggaccctagcaaccagattgctgaaaatacaaactggagagctgctgaataaaatcacaaataaaaaatgaaaaccaattccaaatactctctgaatatcactctctgcatactaaggggcagatgtatcaagggtcgaatttcgaggggttaaatccctcgaaattcgactggggaatagaatcgaatagggaattcgggtgaatttacgtgttggcgaatagtcgaatgggcgaatattcgtccggcgaatagtcgagcgatcgaatattcgatcgaaggatttcattcgatcgaatgcctttttattcgatcaaaaacttagaaaaaaaacctatgggactttcccataggcttttaaagcaattcggtaggtttaatctggcgaagtaggcagtcaaatgatttttaaaagagacagtacttcgactatcgaatgggcgaatagtcgcagcgttttttcgctcgatctattcgaatcattctactcaggcaaatttacgccaattcgatagtcgaggagcacaaaaaactcgcgttttttcccctctattcattcacccgagcttagtgaatgtgcccccaaaagtcaactcaaaggtgaagaacccctttaattatttgattaaaatagagtctatgggaaatggccttcatgtaatttggagttttctggataacgggtttccggataatggatcacatatcTTTATGAGTAACTGAGGATGCTTTTATTGTAAATCTCCAATATTTAAATGTGTCTTTGTCTTGTCCATCACCAATAGGATCATCATTATTCTAATGTCTCGGTGGGATTAGTTCAGTATTGAATTTTATAGACTCATCTGAATCGGCCATTGGACTATCTCTTGATGTTCATACTAGTCATGATGAACTAGACACATTTAAGTTTAATTTGTGGGGTGTATGCTTCCATTATTCATGTTTATTACATAATATACATTGTTTAATTCAAACCAgtggatttgttttttgtttttttttcttacagaattTATAGGAGTTTTATTTGCTGGTGGTTTTGCCGGAGTGGTGGCTTGGGGCATCGCTACCCCCATGGACGTCATTAAGTCTCGCCTGCAGGCTGATGGAGTTACACAGCAGAGATACAGAGGGGTGCTTCACTGTATCAGAGAAAGTGTGAGGCAGGAAGGGATCACTGTTCTGTTTAAAGGACTCTCACTGAATTGTCTGCGGGCCTTTCCTGTAAACATGGTGGTATTTCTTACTTATGAAGCCATATTGAGACAAATCAAACCATTTTCCGAAtgaacttaattagcttttgtttgtttgttttatatagcataaatatatattctggtATATATTTCAACTCTAATCAGTAGAATAGCATACATCCTATTGTGAGCATGTTATCATGCATAGTTTGCGTTGATAAGAGGGCTCATAGAGGATTAAGGGACCAAGAAAGCAGAATTCTCTGTTACAGTAATTGCCAAACAGAACTGTGCATGGGCAGAGACAGTTGAGCTAGCACTTCTGTCTCACAGCACAAGGATCTTGAGTTTAATTCTGGCCAATACCCTAACTAAATATTAGGGtttctatattttctttgttcctcCCAGAACCCAAAAAATACTGGTATAAAAATAATCTTAGTTTGTATGTGGGGCCAGATATCTATATGTTAGGCTATTTGTCAATATTAGTTATTCATGATATATTGTAGGGTGAAGTGACCAGAGGAATACTCAAACTAATGCAACTCTGCCTGTCTCATACATGAGCCCATCTGCTCCACAAACCCCAACTGGCCAATGGTACATTGAAAGTGAGGAGCAATACAGGTAGGGGGAGACTTAGGGAATTGAAGAGAGGGCaaggtttattaaagggatactgtcatgggaaaaaattttttttcaaaatgaatcagttaatagctctgcttcagcagaattctgcactgaaatccatttctcaaaagagcaaacagatttttttatattcacttttgaaatctgacatggggctagacattttgtcaatttcccagctgcccctggtcatgtgacttgtgcctgctttctggcaggctgctgtttttccttctcaatgtaactgaatgtgtctcagtgggacatgggtttttactattgagtgctgttcttagatctaccaggcagctgttatcttgtgttagggagctgctatctcgttaccttcccattgttcttttgtttggctgctgggggggaaaagggaggggatgatatcactccaacttgcagtacagtagtaaagagtgattgaagtttatcagagcacaagtcacatgacttggggcagcagggaaattgacaatatgtctagccccatgtcagatttcaaaattgaatataaaaatatgtttgctcttttgagaaatggatttcagtgcagaattctgctggagcagcactaaagtatccctttaaggagtacAGGAGAGCAGAGGGACTGAAGTGACTGAGGGACAGAAAAAGAACagggagaaaagaaaaagagtatAGACAGCAAAAATGTTTGGATTGTAAAGTCGAGAGGGTCTGCACAGTGAAACGTGAAGGGTAAAGGTTAGAAAAAGAAGGAAAGTTTAAGGGTCATTGGAAATCAAGTGATTTTCAGTTTATTAATAGTCAAGTATTAAGTTTTGAATCATCACCAATATACTaagaacaaaataattaatatttgccaagagaaatttctccagatagGCCATTATAacgatagagcagccactttagCATTTCATTATCTATGTCACCTCCTCCATGCTAATCTCCCACATACATCATTTCTTCatgtgaaaattcagaaaatgtgAATTCTCCATAATAAAATTGTATGAGGAAAATAACTCCA
The sequence above is a segment of the Xenopus laevis strain J_2021 chromosome 8L, Xenopus_laevis_v10.1, whole genome shotgun sequence genome. Coding sequences within it:
- the slc25a47.L gene encoding solute carrier family 25 member 47 isoform X1, translating into MADFIAGALGGACGVMVGYPLDTVKVRIQTQKNYNGIWHCVHSTYKMERVSGFFKGMSMPMSTVSVSSSIVFGVYRNVLRNLCKLKYGTTTVKPSKFDIFLSGYAAGGAQILVSSPADMAKVRLQTQMCPSNSTTSSLLTGPKYTGPINCLLTIVKEEGFLGLYKGSSALMFRDCNSFATYFLSYAILREWLLPFEQSNSEFIGVLFAGGFAGVVAWGIATPMDVIKSRLQADGVTQQRYRGVLHCIRESVRQEGITVLFKGLSLNCLRAFPVNMVVFLTYEAILRQIKPFSE
- the slc25a47.L gene encoding solute carrier family 25 member 47 isoform X2 yields the protein MSMPMSTVSVSSSIVFGVYRNVLRNLCKLKYGTTTVKPSKFDIFLSGYAAGGAQILVSSPADMAKVRLQTQMCPSNSTTSSLLTGPKYTGPINCLLTIVKEEGFLGLYKGSSALMFRDCNSFATYFLSYAILREWLLPFEQSNSEFIGVLFAGGFAGVVAWGIATPMDVIKSRLQADGVTQQRYRGVLHCIRESVRQEGITVLFKGLSLNCLRAFPVNMVVFLTYEAILRQIKPFSE